A genome region from Pseudochaenichthys georgianus unplaced genomic scaffold, fPseGeo1.2 scaffold_1038_arrow_ctg1, whole genome shotgun sequence includes the following:
- the LOC139433160 gene encoding LOW QUALITY PROTEIN: golgin subfamily A member 6-like protein 22 (The sequence of the model RefSeq protein was modified relative to this genomic sequence to represent the inferred CDS: inserted 1 base in 1 codon; deleted 1 base in 1 codon) — IGQQEEVNRKRSIGQQEEVRGQQEEVRGQQEEVRGQQEEVREQQEEVRGQQEEENRKKTGRRQQEEVREQQKEDIGQHEEXQQEEVRGKQEEVRGQQEEVREQQEEVRGQQEEVREQQEEVRGQQEEVRGQQEEVREQQEEVRGQQEEVRGQQEEDNRKRTDDNMKRQQEEVRGQQEEVRGQQEEVRGQQEEDNRKR; from the exons ATAGGACAACAGGAAGAGGTCAACAGGAAGAGGTCAATAGGACAACAGGAAGAGGTCAGAGGACAACAGGAAGAG GTCAGAGGACAACAGGAAGAGGTGAGAGGACAACAGGAAGAGGTCAGAGAACAACAGGAAGAGGTGAGAGGACAACAGGAAGAGGAAAACAGGAAGAAAACAGGAAGAAGACAACAGGAAGAGGTCAGAGAACAACAGAAAGAGGACATAGGACAACATGAAG GACAACAGGAAGAGGTTAGAGGAAAACAGGAAGAGGTCAGAGGACAACAGGAAGAGGTCAGAGAACAACAGGAAGAGGTGAGAGGACAACAGGAAGAGGTCAGAGAACAACAGGAAGAGGTGAGAGGACAACAGGAAGAGGTGAGAGGACAACAGGAAGAGGTCAGAGAACAACAGGAAGAGGTGAGAGGACAACAGGAAGAGGTCAGAggacaacaggaagaggacaacAGAAAGAGGACAGATGACAACATGAAGAGG CAACAGGAAGAGGTCAGAGGACAACAGGAAGAGGTCAGAGGACAACAGGAAGAGGTCAGAggacaacaggaagaggacaacAGGAAGAGGTAA